Below is a window of Yimella sp. cx-51 DNA.
CCGGCCTCCGCGTCGGCTACTGCGTCGCGCACGAGCCGGTGGCCGAGGCGCTGCGCAAGGCAGCCGTCCCGTTCGGCGTCAGCACCATCGCCCAGGACGCCGCGATCGCGAGCCTGGACGCCTACGACGAGTTGCAGGAGCGCGTCGACGCACTCATGACCGAGCGCGAACGTGTGCTGCAGGTGCTGACCGAGCAGGGCTGGAAGGTGCCCGACTCCCAGGCCAACTTTGTGTGGCTGCCCCTGGGTGACGACGCGATGGCGTTCGCTGCGGCCGCCGACCAGGCCGGCCTGGTGGTGCGACCCTTCGACGGCGACGGTGTTCGCTGCTCCATCGGCGAGACCGAGGCCAACGACCGACTGATCGAGGTGTGCGAAGCCTTCCTCGCCCGCTGACCTCTGCGCATCGAGTGGCCGGGCTGTGAATCAGTGGTCGGGCTATTCCTCGGCCACTGCTTCATAACCCGGCCACTCGGTGTGTCTCAACCCTGACTCGCGAGTTCGTGAGGCCGCCGAGTAGCCTCGGTCGCGGCCACCGATGTGATCCACGTCATAAGGCCGTGTCAGCCAAGTGTCGACCGAGCGGTCACCCCCGTGCGTCGGCAGCGAGCTTCGAGGAGTGGCAGTGTCCGACCCCACCGATGTGTCGAGCAGTCCCGGCGTGAACGCCGATGCCCGGCACACCATGCATCACGAGACAACAGTGGCGCCCAGCATGGAACACGACATCACCGACGGTGGACCCGACATGGTCCAGTTCGTCGACGGCGACGGCAACCGTCTGCCCACCTGCGAGGCCAACGAGCCCTACGCGCAGATCGTCGAGGACATGACCTCCGAAGACGCGCGCTCGATGTACCGCGACCTCGTGCTCGTGCGCCGCATGGACGCCGAGGGTCATGCACTGCAGCGTCAGGGCGAACTGGGTCTGTGGCCCTCGCTGCTCGGGCAGGAAGCCGCGCAGGTCGGTGCCGGACGCGCCCTGCGCCCGCAGGACTACGCCTTCCCCGGCTACCGCGAGCACGGCGTGGCGTGGTGCCGCGGCGTCGACCCGGTGAACCTGTTGGGCATGTTCCGCGGCGTCAACCACGGCGGCTGGGACTCCAACCAGAACAACTTCCACCTCTACACGATCGTCATCGGCAACCAGATGCTGCATGCCACCGGTTACGCGATGGGCATGCAGCGTGACGGCGTCGTGGGCACAGGCAACCCCGACCGGGACGCAGCCGTGATGGCCTTCACCGGCGACGGTGGCACCGCGCAAGGCGATTACAACGAGGCGCTCGTTTTCGCGAGCGTCGCGAACGCGCCGTTGGTCTTCTTCATTCAGAACAACCAGTGGGCCATCTCCGAGCCCAATTACAAGCAGTTCCGCATCCCGCCCTACCAGCGCGCTCGCGGCTTCGGCTTCCCCGGCGTCCGCGTCGACGGCAACGACGTGCTCGCGGTCTACGCCGTGGCCAAGGCCGCGATGGACGCCGCCCGCACCGGCCAGGGCCCGACCCTCATCGAGGCGTTCACCTACCGTCTCGGTGCGCACACCACGTCCGACGATCCGACGAAGTACCGCTCGGCGGCTGAGGTCGACATCTGGCGCGAGAA
It encodes the following:
- the pdhA gene encoding pyruvate dehydrogenase (acetyl-transferring) E1 component subunit alpha, with product MHHETTVAPSMEHDITDGGPDMVQFVDGDGNRLPTCEANEPYAQIVEDMTSEDARSMYRDLVLVRRMDAEGHALQRQGELGLWPSLLGQEAAQVGAGRALRPQDYAFPGYREHGVAWCRGVDPVNLLGMFRGVNHGGWDSNQNNFHLYTIVIGNQMLHATGYAMGMQRDGVVGTGNPDRDAAVMAFTGDGGTAQGDYNEALVFASVANAPLVFFIQNNQWAISEPNYKQFRIPPYQRARGFGFPGVRVDGNDVLAVYAVAKAAMDAARTGQGPTLIEAFTYRLGAHTTSDDPTKYRSAAEVDIWREKDPIKRMRGFMETKGHADPTFFTELEEEADELAARIRRECQQMPDPEPVTMFDKVYVDQHPVIDAEREQFAAYQASFVQEGGN